One window of the Dreissena polymorpha isolate Duluth1 chromosome 5, UMN_Dpol_1.0, whole genome shotgun sequence genome contains the following:
- the LOC127831581 gene encoding beta-1,4-galactosyltransferase 4-like has translation MAMGKKSSNGAFSRAKLLNIGFNESHAISNFSCYIFHDVDMLPMSPDNYYHCGDSPIHMAVGVEKYGFKLPHDTYAGGVLAMTGEQFLRINGFSNLYFGWGGEDDDVAIR, from the exons ATGGCGATGGGAAAGAAG AGTTCAAATGGTGCGTTCAGTCGAGCCAAGTTGTTAAACATTGGATTCAATGAATCACATGCCATTAGTAACTTTAGCTGCTACATATTTCATGACGTTGATATGCTACCCATGTCACCAGACAACTACTATCACTGCGGGGACAGCCCTATTCACATGGCAGTTGGCGTTGAGAAATATGGTTTTAA gTTACCGCATGACACATACGCAGGCGGTGTACTAGCCATGACAGGAGAGCAATTCCTACGCATTAATGGCTTCTCCAATCTGTACTTTGGCTGGGGAGGTGAAGACGATGATGTCGCAATAAGGTGA